The Lycium ferocissimum isolate CSIRO_LF1 chromosome 10, AGI_CSIRO_Lferr_CH_V1, whole genome shotgun sequence genome window below encodes:
- the LOC132033171 gene encoding dehydration-responsive element-binding protein 2D-like, translating to MSTFSVDDPRRSKKITQATSRKGCMRGKGGPENASCTYKGVRQRTWGKWVAEIREPNRGARLWLGTYGNSYDAAVAYDHAARKLYGAEAKLNLPHLFNKQAQAEPQAQVKNSRPNTICAAPAPAPVPTTVYNGSSPSTWSVGNDTSLCFNNDFGTNNFSANDPNAFMCLDINKTADEGLDENINNQLGGEMWRDLNMLPVIDDSSIWEEAKATTSFQEAVNDPGLYACNLDDGINYPPWCG from the coding sequence ATGTCAACCTTCTCTGTTGATGATCCAAGAAGATCTAAAAAAATAACCCAAGCCACTTCCAGAAAAGGCTGCATGAGAGGCAAAGGTGGTCCCGAAAACGCTAGCTGCACCTATAAGGGTGTCCGCCAACGTACTTGGGGCAAATGGGTTGCTGAGATCCGCGAACCCAATCGCGGAGCCAGACTCTGGCTCGGCACCTATGGGAATTCTTACGATGCCGCTGTGGCCTATGATCACGCGGCCCGTAAGCTCTATGGTGCCGAGGCCAAACTCAATTTGCCTCATCTGTTCAACAAACAGGCCCAGGCTGAACCCCAGGCCCAAGTAAAAAACTCCAGGCCCAACACCATTTGTGCGGCTCCTGCTCCAGCTCCAGTTCCGACAACTGTTTACAATGGGTCTTCACCATCAACTTGGAGTGTTGGAAATGACACCTCTCTTTGTTTCAACAATGATTTTGGTACCAACAATTTTTCTGCTAATGATCCAAATGCATTTATGTGTTTGGACATCAACAAAACTGCTGATGAAGgtttagatgaaaatattaataatcAGCTTGgtggagaaatgtggagagatttGAATATGTTGCCAGTAATTGATGATTCTTCTATATGGGAAGAAGCAAAAGCAACAACTTCATTTCAAGAAGCAGTGAATGATCCAGGGTTATATGCATGCAACTTGGATGATGGAATTAACTATCCTCCATGGTGTGGTTAA